The proteins below are encoded in one region of Alistipes communis:
- a CDS encoding OmpP1/FadL family transporter, whose translation MRKLQIAIWAAALVATGSLQAQQRGTLAFGGAVLNQDGVLAGEMAQMSQPQALGTARSMALGGAFTSLGADLASMSINPAGLGMYRRNEIALTPMMTFQSSETPGTMSYAKNGKNRFSMANFGAALNAYEGTGTLTSFTVGIGLNRIADFNSRYSYKTDTPYAGGSVWAPTIADIFGQQLGQAGIFPNGNDELGYNVNPYYWPAVLGYNGFMISRHFYTDPETQEEKPTYVPDCIGSNASILHYMDVVNSGSINEFTISAGANLNNIVYIGATIGIQSVHKATGVYYGEDYRYDHGQAINSAGEELETQLDYADLYQKSVLDGSGVNFKLGVTVRPIESLRIGVAFHTPTYYSLERSYYGDITTQMYNNATEKTEINQDGTPYQDDMGSNSWCFTSPARLLFGISYTFGNFGLITVDYERDWYNGIRVKNTPDGFEPYPEEYKAEFKQAFQGTNTIRAGVEFKPLPTIALRVGAGYTDSMFKNREHYYDSPLTYETRYITAGVGFNLSRYVTLDLAYQNVTDKQTKYRLFYSIENATGDFFTTTGLFDTKSKRHNVAMSLIFRF comes from the coding sequence ATGAGAAAGTTACAGATTGCAATATGGGCGGCCGCACTGGTTGCGACAGGATCGTTGCAGGCGCAGCAGCGCGGGACACTGGCCTTCGGCGGCGCCGTACTGAACCAGGACGGCGTATTGGCCGGCGAAATGGCGCAGATGTCGCAGCCGCAGGCATTGGGCACGGCCCGCTCGATGGCGCTCGGCGGAGCCTTCACCTCGCTGGGAGCCGACTTGGCTTCGATGTCGATCAATCCGGCGGGGCTGGGCATGTACCGCCGCAACGAAATCGCGCTGACGCCGATGATGACCTTCCAGTCGTCGGAGACGCCCGGCACGATGTCCTATGCCAAGAACGGCAAGAACCGCTTTTCGATGGCCAACTTCGGCGCGGCGCTCAACGCCTACGAAGGGACGGGCACGCTCACCAGCTTCACGGTGGGCATCGGGCTGAACCGCATCGCGGATTTCAACAGCCGCTACTCCTACAAGACCGATACGCCCTATGCCGGAGGTTCGGTATGGGCGCCGACGATCGCCGACATCTTCGGGCAGCAGCTCGGACAGGCCGGCATCTTTCCCAACGGCAACGACGAATTGGGCTATAATGTCAATCCCTATTACTGGCCGGCAGTGCTGGGTTACAACGGTTTTATGATCAGCCGCCACTTCTATACCGATCCCGAGACACAGGAGGAAAAGCCCACCTATGTTCCCGACTGCATCGGTAGCAACGCGTCGATCCTCCATTACATGGACGTCGTCAATTCGGGTTCGATCAACGAGTTCACCATCTCGGCGGGCGCCAATCTGAACAACATCGTCTATATCGGCGCCACGATCGGCATCCAGAGCGTACACAAGGCCACGGGCGTCTACTACGGCGAGGATTACCGCTACGACCACGGCCAGGCAATTAATTCAGCCGGCGAGGAGCTCGAAACGCAGCTGGACTACGCCGACCTCTACCAGAAATCGGTGCTCGACGGTTCGGGCGTCAATTTCAAACTGGGCGTAACCGTCCGGCCGATCGAAAGCCTGCGCATCGGCGTGGCATTCCATACGCCGACCTACTATTCGCTCGAACGCAGCTACTACGGCGACATCACGACACAGATGTACAACAACGCCACCGAAAAGACAGAGATCAATCAGGACGGTACGCCCTATCAGGACGATATGGGCAGCAACTCGTGGTGCTTCACCTCGCCGGCGCGCCTGCTGTTCGGCATCTCCTACACCTTCGGGAACTTCGGCCTGATTACGGTCGACTACGAACGCGACTGGTACAACGGCATCCGCGTGAAGAATACACCCGACGGCTTCGAGCCCTACCCCGAAGAGTACAAGGCCGAATTCAAACAGGCTTTCCAGGGTACGAACACGATCCGCGCCGGCGTCGAGTTCAAGCCGCTGCCGACGATAGCGCTGCGCGTAGGCGCGGGCTACACCGACTCGATGTTCAAAAACAGGGAGCATTACTACGACTCGCCGCTCACGTACGAGACCCGCTACATCACCGCCGGCGTCGGGTTCAACCTTTCGCGCTACGTGACGCTCGATCTGGCCTACCAGAACGTCACCGACAAACAGACGAAGTATCGGCTCTTTTACAGCATCGAGAATGCGACGGGCGATTTCTTCACCACCACGGGGTTGTTCGACACCAAGTCGAAACGGCACAATGTGGCCATGTCGCTGATTTTCCGATTCTAA
- the proS gene encoding proline--tRNA ligase: MAKELKDLTKSEENYSQWYNDLVVKAGLAENSAVRGCMVIKPYGYAIWEKMQAILDRMFKQTGHENAYFPLFIPKSFFSKEAHHVEGFAKECAVVTHYRLKNDPEGKGVVVDPDARLEEELIVRPTSETIIWNTYKNWIHSYRDLPILCNQWANVVRWEMRTRLFLRTAEFLWQEGHTAHETREEAIAEATKMINVYKEFAERYMALPVIVGHKSPNERFAGAEDTLTIEALMQDGKALQSGTSHFLGQNFAKAFDVQFTNKEGKLEYVWATSWGVSTRLMGALIMAHSDNNGLVLPPALAPIQAVLVPIYKGEEQMKTIVAKLDAIAAELRARGLSVKVDARDNVRSGFKFAEYELKGVPVRLALGPRDLENGTIELMRRDTLEKEVVPQEGLIDRVAALMDEIQQGIFDKARSFRDSMITPVDTWEEFVRTLDTKGGFVAAHWDGTVETEVAIKEATKATIRCIPLDAVDEEGACIYSGKPSHQRVLFARSY, from the coding sequence ATGGCAAAAGAACTCAAAGATTTGACCAAATCCGAGGAGAACTACTCGCAATGGTACAACGATCTGGTCGTGAAGGCCGGCCTGGCCGAGAACTCGGCCGTCCGCGGCTGCATGGTCATCAAACCCTACGGTTATGCCATCTGGGAGAAGATGCAGGCCATTCTGGACCGGATGTTCAAGCAGACGGGCCACGAGAACGCCTACTTCCCGCTCTTCATCCCCAAGTCCTTCTTCTCGAAGGAGGCGCACCACGTCGAAGGCTTCGCCAAGGAGTGCGCCGTAGTGACGCACTACCGGCTGAAAAACGATCCCGAAGGCAAGGGCGTGGTGGTCGATCCCGACGCCAGGCTCGAAGAGGAACTGATCGTGCGCCCTACGTCGGAGACGATCATCTGGAATACCTATAAGAACTGGATCCACTCCTACCGCGACCTGCCGATCCTGTGCAACCAGTGGGCCAACGTCGTGCGCTGGGAGATGCGCACGCGCCTGTTCCTCCGCACGGCCGAATTCCTGTGGCAGGAGGGGCACACCGCCCACGAGACGCGCGAGGAGGCGATCGCCGAGGCCACGAAGATGATAAACGTCTACAAGGAGTTCGCCGAGCGATACATGGCCCTGCCCGTGATCGTGGGCCACAAGTCGCCCAACGAACGGTTCGCAGGCGCCGAGGACACGCTCACGATCGAGGCGCTGATGCAGGACGGCAAGGCGTTGCAGAGCGGTACGTCGCACTTTCTGGGGCAGAATTTCGCCAAGGCGTTCGACGTGCAGTTCACCAACAAGGAGGGCAAGCTCGAATACGTGTGGGCCACGTCGTGGGGCGTCTCGACCCGCCTGATGGGAGCGCTCATCATGGCCCATTCGGACAACAACGGGTTGGTGCTGCCGCCGGCGCTCGCGCCGATCCAGGCGGTGCTCGTCCCGATCTACAAGGGCGAGGAGCAGATGAAGACGATCGTCGCCAAGCTCGACGCGATCGCCGCCGAACTCCGCGCACGCGGACTGAGCGTCAAGGTCGACGCACGCGACAATGTCCGTTCGGGCTTCAAGTTCGCCGAATACGAACTCAAAGGCGTGCCGGTACGGCTGGCGCTCGGCCCGCGCGATCTGGAAAACGGCACGATCGAACTGATGCGCCGCGACACGCTCGAAAAGGAGGTCGTACCGCAGGAGGGGCTGATCGACCGCGTGGCAGCGCTGATGGACGAAATCCAGCAAGGCATCTTCGACAAGGCCAGGTCGTTCCGCGATTCGATGATTACGCCCGTCGATACGTGGGAGGAGTTCGTCCGCACGCTCGACACCAAAGGCGGCTTCGTGGCGGCGCACTGGGACGGTACCGTCGAGACCGAGGTGGCGATCAAGGAGGCGACCAAAGCCACGATCCGCTGCATCCCGCTCGACGCCGTCGACGAAGA